A section of the Piliocolobus tephrosceles isolate RC106 chromosome 14, ASM277652v3, whole genome shotgun sequence genome encodes:
- the APTX gene encoding aprataxin isoform X3, with product MVNELYPYIVEFEEEAKNPGLETHRKRKRSGDSDSIERDAAHEAEPGTGLEPGSNHNQCFMPPNKGKDAPIKKESLGHWSQGLKISMQDPKMQVYKDEQVVVIKDKYPKARYHWLVLPWTAISSLKAVTREHLELLKHMHTVGEKVIVDFAGSSKLRFRLGYHAIPSMSLKHMQ from the exons ATGGTGAATGAACTTTATCCATATATTGTAGAGTTTGAGGAAGAGGCAAAGAACCCTGGCCTGGAAacacacaggaagagaaagagatcaGGCGACAGTGATTCTATAGAAAGGGATGCTGCTCATGAAGCTGAGCCTGGGACAGGGCTGGAACCTGGGAGCAACCATAACCAATGCTTCATGCCTCCAAATAAGGGAAAAGATGCACCTATCAAAAAG gaatcaCTGGGCCACTGGAGTCAAGGCTTGAAGATTTCTATGCAGGACCCCAAAATGCAG GTTTACAAAGATGAGCAGGTGGTGGTAATAAAGGATAAATACCCGAAGGCCCGTTACCATTGGCTGGTCTTACCATGGACCGCTATTTCCAGTCTGAAGGCTGTGACCAGGGAGCACCTTGAACTCCTCAAGCATATGCACACTGTGGGGGAAAAGGTGATTGTAGATTTTGCTGGGTCCAGCAAACTCCGCTTCCGATTGGGCTACCACGCCATTCCGAGTATGAG